The stretch of DNA AGCGTGCTCATCGCCATGGAGTGCAGGACGTCGGTGCCCTTGAGCGCGGGATGCAGCCGGTCGGCGGCCCAGGCGACGGACAGCGGGTTGGAGGGCTTCATGGGGATGGACAGGACCCGCATGCCCTCGAGGGTGCGGTGGCGGGCGCCGTCGTCCTGGTGGGGCGGGACCAGGTGGATGATGCGCACGTCCTGCCCGGCGTCGCGGATCGCCGCGCTGTCGCGCAGGACGAAGGAGCCCGAGCTGGGTGCCCGGTCGGTGGGGAGCCAGGTGGTGACGACGGTGACGCGCATGCCCCCATGCTAGGGCCTGTCTCGACGCGGGGAGTGCGGCCGTGTGGCATGAGTCCTCCGCTCCTGCACTCTGGTGGCGCGCGGCCGCGCATGGCCGCTGCGGCCCGTAGGATCGGCCCATGCGCGTTGTCTCCGTCGTCGGGGCCCGGCCCCAGTTCGTCAAGCTCGCCCCGGTTTCCCACGCCATGGCTGTGGCCGGGGTGGAGCACGTCATCATCCACACCGGGCAGCACTACGACCCGATGCTCTCCGACGTCTTCTTCACCGACCTGGGTATCCCGGCGCCCGACGTGCACCTGGGCGTGGGCTCGGGCGGGCACGGCGCCCAGACCGGGGCGATGCTCGCCGCGCTCGATGAGGCCCTGCCACCCCTGTCCGCGGACTGGGTCCTGGTCTACGGGGACACGAACTCGACGCTGGCCGCGGCCCTGGCGGCCGTCAAGCTGCACATCCCGGTGGCCCACCTGGAGGCGGGGCTGCGCTCCTTCAACCGGGCCATGCCCGAGGAGATCAACCGGGTCCTGACCGACCACGCCGCGGACCTGCTCCTGACGCCCACCGCGGTGGGGGCCGAGCACCTGGCCGCCGAGGGGCTGGCGAGCAGCACCGTCGTCGTCGGCGATGTCATGACCGACGTGCTCCTCCAGGTGCGCGACCGGGTCTCTGGCTCCCCCAGCCCGGTCATGGAGGAGCTCTCGCTGGCTGAAGGCTCCTACTCCCTGGCCACGATCCACCGGGCCGAGAACACCGACGACGCCGAGCGCCTGGAGGCCGTCCTGGACTCCCTGGCCCGGGTGGACCATCCCGTCGTCATCCTGGCCCACCCGCGCCTGGTGGCCAAGTGCGCCGAGCACGGCCTGGCCCTGGAGAGCCGGGGGTGGCTGCTGATTCATCCTCCGCTGGCCTACCCCGACCTCATCGCCTCGGCGCTTCATGCCCGCGGCGTCATCACCGACTCCGGCGGGTTGCAGAAGGAGGCGTTCCTGCTGCGGGTGCCGTGCACCACGGTACGCCCTCAGACCGAGTGGGTGGAGACGGTGGAGCTGGGGTGGAACCGGCTGGTCGAACCCGGGGAGGCGCTGGTGGAGGCGGCCTCGCGGCCACGGCCGGCCGAGCCCCGGGAGGCCGACGCCCACCCCTACGGCGACGGTCACGCCGCCGAGCGCGTCGTCCAGGAGCTTACCGCCCACCTGCCCGGCTGACGGCCGGATTCGATGGCGCACAGCAGGCACTCTCCCGGAGCGCACTGGGGCCGGGCGGCCGGGCCTGAACTTCTGCGCATCTTGAGAACGGCGATTTGCTGTGGGGACGTACTTTCATCATCGACGACTGCGGTCTGACATCAGTCGTCAACGACAAAGCGCAGTCCTCGCGAGAAAAGTACGTTCTCACTCCTCCTACTTGCCGGCGCCAGAGACAGACTCCGGCACCGGAGGCAAGGTCACCTTCACCACCTCGGACAGATAGTTCCTTAGACTCTTCGATTCGATCTCCCCATCCTCCCCATCGTCGCAAATACGAGTTACAACATATTTTTCAGGAATAACTTGATCGAATACCGCATTCAATTCGGCAGCAATCTGCACGTTTCGATCGACACAGGAATTCACCGAGCTTCTGCATTCAAGTAGACATTGATCGACACTAACCATCATCACATCACGCAATCCAGACTTATCTTCCAAGTAGGCACGGAACTTACGGAACAGACTTTTACGCCTGTCTACATCGCGGGAAGCACCCACCTCCCTGAGAGGTTTCATAAAAAGAACCAGAAGGGATCGCACAAACCACCACAAAGGCGGAGAGGCTGCGACAACGACAACAACCCGCCACCTGTATAGAGCATTAAAAATCATGCCAACATACATCACCGACCACGAAAACGAGAGGATCGCAACAAGCACGGGCAGAACGCTCTGCTGGAAATTAAATCCGCCCACAGACATGCTTTCTGCCTTCACATACAAGGCAAGCACAATCATCAACTCAAAAAAGGTCGCCAAAAACACCGAGGTGACGAGAAGCGCAAAGCCTTGACCAATATCGCGATCATTGCTATTACTTTCGAGAGCTAGACACCTCAACACCAAAGCCACTACCGGCAACGCCACAGTCAAAAGCATCCCGGAATATCTCCCTACAATATAACCGCACCCCTTTGGGACTTCAAATGCGAACGCTCGTGCGACTCTGCCAAACCAACGCACATCTCCACCCTTTTCAACTTTAAAGGACCGAGTGCCAC from Actinomyces sp. Marseille-P3109 encodes:
- the wecB gene encoding non-hydrolyzing UDP-N-acetylglucosamine 2-epimerase, yielding MRVVSVVGARPQFVKLAPVSHAMAVAGVEHVIIHTGQHYDPMLSDVFFTDLGIPAPDVHLGVGSGGHGAQTGAMLAALDEALPPLSADWVLVYGDTNSTLAAALAAVKLHIPVAHLEAGLRSFNRAMPEEINRVLTDHAADLLLTPTAVGAEHLAAEGLASSTVVVGDVMTDVLLQVRDRVSGSPSPVMEELSLAEGSYSLATIHRAENTDDAERLEAVLDSLARVDHPVVILAHPRLVAKCAEHGLALESRGWLLIHPPLAYPDLIASALHARGVITDSGGLQKEAFLLRVPCTTVRPQTEWVETVELGWNRLVEPGEALVEAASRPRPAEPREADAHPYGDGHAAERVVQELTAHLPG